A portion of the Streptomyces erythrochromogenes genome contains these proteins:
- a CDS encoding lytic polysaccharide monooxygenase auxiliary activity family 9 protein, whose product MSTTRPAATTTSPDPARPPARRTALLRLTALVALPLAVSTLGSAPASAHGSTADPVSRSVACTKNPKASEACRLALAQSPGIPGDWKSIVQGRAIDHSTPTSSPQHRARIPDGKLCSAGNAQFSGLDLARDDFPSTTLPGGAEYDLRYDISALHNPYRMEMYVTKDGYDPKKPLKWSDLEDTPFLSADNTAATAAPAGFLGAKAFTFKAVLPEKKGKHLIYTIWHGLKRPDGSFQSEEAFYSCSDVTFK is encoded by the coding sequence ATGAGTACGACCCGCCCCGCCGCCACGACGACGTCCCCCGACCCGGCACGGCCCCCGGCCCGCCGCACCGCCCTCCTGCGCCTCACCGCGCTCGTGGCCCTCCCCCTCGCCGTGAGCACCCTCGGCTCCGCACCCGCCTCCGCACACGGCTCCACCGCCGACCCGGTGAGCCGCAGCGTGGCCTGCACCAAGAACCCGAAGGCGAGCGAAGCCTGCCGGCTGGCCCTCGCCCAGAGCCCCGGCATCCCCGGCGACTGGAAGTCGATCGTCCAGGGCCGCGCCATCGATCACAGCACCCCGACCAGCTCCCCGCAGCACCGCGCCCGCATACCCGACGGCAAGCTGTGCAGCGCCGGCAACGCACAGTTCTCCGGCCTGGACCTGGCGCGGGACGACTTCCCCTCGACGACACTGCCCGGCGGCGCCGAGTACGACCTCCGCTACGACATCAGCGCGCTGCACAACCCGTACCGCATGGAGATGTACGTCACCAAGGACGGCTACGACCCGAAGAAGCCGCTGAAGTGGTCCGACCTGGAGGACACCCCCTTCCTCAGCGCCGACAACACCGCGGCCACGGCGGCACCCGCGGGCTTCCTGGGCGCGAAGGCGTTCACGTTCAAGGCGGTGCTCCCCGAAAAGAAGGGCAAGCACCTGATCTACACGATCTGGCACGGTCTGAAGCGGCCCGACGGCTCCTTCCAGAGCGAGGAAGCCTTCTACTCCTGCTCGGACGTCACCTTCAAGTAG
- a CDS encoding amidohydrolase family protein has product MSRTRIHNVRVFDGERTLAAAAATEVVLEGGLVTEVGDSAHGPFDAEFDGRGGTLLPGLVDAHTHVFDGSLAEALRHGVTTELDMFCLPRPLARHRQLAAAHDDVADLRSAGVLATAPGGHPLQLLKDLTGTLLDPADVPEFDSVTEPAQATAFVEARRAEGSDYLKLVIDDGATHDTDLPAMTRPVARALTAAAHAAGLRVVAHAITAAEAHRALDAGVDGLAHVWADLAPEDPQSRRLAERIRAQGAFVVSTLVWFETLTAQRPPRPGGCAHPGDLANAVGALRALHAAGAAILAGTDANPFAPAHGAALHRELQLLTGAGLRAEEALAAATAVPARHFGLSDRGRIAPGLRADLVLTEGDPTRDVHALASLTAVWRGGVRTTP; this is encoded by the coding sequence ATGTCTCGCACCCGCATCCACAACGTCCGCGTGTTCGACGGCGAACGCACCCTCGCCGCCGCGGCCGCCACCGAGGTGGTACTCGAAGGCGGACTCGTCACCGAGGTCGGCGACAGCGCCCACGGCCCGTTCGACGCCGAGTTCGACGGGCGCGGCGGAACCCTGCTGCCGGGACTCGTCGACGCCCACACCCACGTGTTCGACGGCAGCCTCGCCGAGGCACTGCGCCACGGCGTCACCACCGAACTCGACATGTTCTGCCTGCCCCGCCCGCTGGCCCGCCACCGGCAGCTCGCCGCCGCCCACGACGACGTGGCCGACCTGCGCAGCGCCGGCGTCCTGGCGACCGCACCCGGCGGACACCCGCTCCAGCTCCTGAAGGACCTGACGGGAACCCTCCTCGACCCGGCCGACGTACCGGAGTTCGACTCCGTCACCGAACCCGCACAGGCCACGGCCTTCGTCGAGGCGCGACGCGCCGAGGGCTCCGACTACCTCAAGCTCGTCATCGACGACGGCGCCACGCACGACACCGACCTGCCTGCCATGACCCGGCCGGTCGCCCGGGCCCTCACCGCGGCGGCGCACGCGGCCGGCCTGCGGGTGGTCGCCCACGCGATCACCGCCGCCGAGGCCCACCGGGCGCTCGACGCCGGCGTGGACGGCCTCGCCCACGTCTGGGCCGACCTCGCGCCCGAGGACCCGCAATCGCGGCGGCTGGCCGAACGCATCCGCGCACAGGGGGCCTTCGTCGTCTCCACCCTCGTATGGTTCGAGACGCTCACCGCCCAGCGCCCGCCCCGGCCCGGAGGCTGTGCGCATCCCGGCGACCTCGCCAACGCCGTCGGCGCGCTGCGCGCCCTGCACGCGGCGGGCGCCGCCATCCTCGCCGGAACGGACGCCAACCCGTTCGCCCCAGCCCACGGCGCCGCCCTGCACAGGGAACTCCAGCTGCTCACCGGGGCCGGTCTCCGCGCAGAGGAGGCCCTCGCCGCGGCCACCGCCGTCCCCGCCCGCCACTTCGGCCTGAGCGACCGCGGCCGTATCGCCCCCGGTCTGCGCGCGGACCTCGTGCTGACCGAGGGCGATCCCACGCGCGACGTCCACGCGCTCGCCTCGCTCACCGCCGTCTGGCGGGGCGGCGTCCGTACCACCCCCTGA
- the ligA gene encoding NAD-dependent DNA ligase LigA, translated as MTENSALLSPAAYVEAVTTAVAASAAYYGDGTTPLGDDEYDGLLRAIAAYEEAHPDEALAESPTGKVAGGAVQGDVPHSVPMLSLDNVFDADELAEWAAGLERRLGHPVAAWCVEPKLDGLAVAARYRGGRLVQVLTRGDGLAGEDITHAADAVLGLPPVLTEPIDVELRGEVLLTTAQFEEANRIRLTHEATPFAHPRSGAAGTLRAKDRPYRIELTFFAYSAIGLDDLGHVALLENLAALGANTAASTAAAPMRCETVEQVQERIDVIAGLRADLPFGIDGVVVKADTAEDQRQAGNGSRAPRWAVARKLAAEHKVTRLLAVEWNVGRTGIIAPRAVLEPVVIDGVTVTYATLHNPSDITRRGLMIGDQVFVYRAGDVIPRVEAPLVDQRTGAESPIVFPEACPRCGDAIDASEQRWRCVRGRSCQAVASVIYAAGRDQLDIEGLGGTRAIQLVEAGLVKDVADLFTLTREQLLGLERMGETSAANLLAAIETARGAALNRVFCALGVRGTGRTMSRRIAAHFGSMAAIRAADADTLAGVDGIGTEKARVIAAELVELAPLLDKLQAQQVGTQVTEPQKPATDANEGEAPADGPLAGEAVVVTGSMTGPLAVLSRNEMNELIERAGGKASSSVSKRTTLLVAGEKAGSKRTKAEELGIRILDPEEFAVLVADLLPAT; from the coding sequence ATGACCGAAAACAGTGCCCTGCTCTCTCCCGCCGCCTACGTCGAGGCCGTGACCACCGCCGTGGCGGCGTCGGCCGCGTACTACGGCGACGGGACCACCCCGCTCGGCGACGACGAGTACGACGGGCTGCTGCGCGCCATCGCGGCCTACGAGGAAGCCCACCCGGACGAGGCGCTTGCCGAGTCGCCGACCGGGAAGGTGGCGGGCGGGGCCGTGCAGGGTGACGTGCCGCACTCGGTGCCGATGCTCTCCCTCGACAACGTCTTCGACGCCGACGAGCTCGCCGAGTGGGCCGCGGGGCTGGAACGGCGCCTCGGACACCCCGTGGCCGCCTGGTGTGTGGAGCCGAAGCTCGACGGCCTCGCGGTGGCCGCCCGGTACCGGGGTGGTCGGCTCGTCCAGGTCCTCACCCGCGGCGACGGCTTGGCCGGCGAGGACATCACCCACGCGGCCGACGCCGTCCTCGGACTGCCGCCCGTTCTCACCGAGCCGATCGACGTCGAGCTGCGCGGCGAGGTGCTGCTGACGACCGCGCAGTTCGAGGAGGCCAACCGGATCCGGCTCACCCACGAGGCCACGCCCTTCGCGCACCCGCGCAGCGGAGCCGCCGGCACGCTCCGGGCCAAGGACCGCCCCTACCGGATCGAGTTGACCTTCTTCGCCTACAGCGCGATCGGCCTGGACGACCTCGGCCACGTCGCTCTGCTGGAGAACCTGGCCGCGCTCGGCGCGAACACGGCCGCCAGCACGGCCGCCGCCCCGATGCGATGCGAGACCGTGGAGCAGGTACAGGAACGCATCGACGTGATCGCCGGCCTGCGCGCAGACCTGCCGTTCGGGATCGACGGCGTCGTCGTCAAGGCCGACACGGCCGAGGACCAGCGGCAGGCCGGCAACGGCTCGCGCGCCCCGAGATGGGCGGTGGCCCGGAAACTGGCGGCCGAACACAAGGTGACGCGCCTGCTGGCGGTCGAGTGGAACGTCGGACGGACCGGGATCATCGCCCCGCGCGCCGTCCTGGAGCCCGTGGTCATCGACGGGGTGACGGTCACCTACGCCACGCTTCACAATCCGTCCGACATCACCCGTCGCGGGCTCATGATCGGCGACCAGGTGTTCGTGTACCGGGCCGGCGACGTGATCCCCCGGGTCGAGGCACCGCTGGTCGACCAGCGCACCGGCGCCGAGAGCCCGATCGTCTTCCCCGAGGCCTGCCCCCGCTGCGGCGACGCGATCGACGCCTCCGAGCAGCGGTGGCGGTGCGTGCGCGGCCGCAGCTGCCAGGCCGTGGCCTCGGTGATCTACGCCGCCGGCCGGGACCAGCTCGACATCGAAGGTCTCGGCGGCACGCGCGCGATCCAGCTGGTGGAGGCCGGGCTGGTCAAGGACGTCGCCGACCTGTTCACACTGACCCGCGAGCAGCTCCTCGGTCTGGAGCGGATGGGGGAGACCAGCGCCGCCAACCTCCTGGCCGCGATCGAGACCGCCCGCGGGGCCGCATTGAACCGCGTGTTCTGCGCCCTCGGTGTCCGCGGCACCGGGCGCACGATGTCCCGCCGGATCGCCGCGCACTTCGGCTCGATGGCCGCGATCCGGGCCGCCGACGCCGACACGCTGGCCGGGGTCGACGGCATCGGCACCGAGAAGGCCCGCGTCATCGCGGCCGAACTCGTCGAACTCGCCCCGCTCCTCGACAAGCTCCAGGCCCAGCAGGTCGGCACGCAGGTCACCGAGCCGCAGAAGCCCGCGACCGACGCGAACGAAGGCGAAGCCCCGGCGGACGGCCCGCTGGCCGGCGAGGCCGTTGTGGTCACCGGCTCCATGACCGGCCCCCTTGCCGTGCTGTCCCGGAACGAGATGAACGAGCTGATCGAGCGGGCCGGCGGAAAGGCATCGTCGTCGGTGTCCAAGCGCACCACCCTCCTGGTGGCGGGCGAGAAGGCCGGCTCGAAGCGCACCAAGGCCGAAGAACTGGGCATCCGCATCCTCGACCCCGAGGAATTCGCCGTCCTCGTCGCCGACCTCCTCCCCGCCACCTAG
- a CDS encoding sigma-70 family RNA polymerase sigma factor has product MTPATPVPPTTAAAPTTADVVTEQFIGHRELLFSVVYNMLGTIADTEDVLQEVWLAWSARNRRPSAGPVDNVRAYLVRIAVNQALARRADISRRREAYVGPWLPEPLLPGEFDAVGSGAERAEALSMAVMVVLETLSPLERAVFVLHEVFGFAHTEIARILDRSPAAVRQLATRARRHVRERHPRHRPVPDLHARVTERFAEAALGGDLRALMEVLAPDVTLWTDGGGKGAAVSLRPVHGRDRVAAVFAAVARGLPAAGLEVRYRWVAGDPCALVFSGAGPLAAVIVDLTPDGERIAGIFSITNPDKLTGLPPHREDPGMPRP; this is encoded by the coding sequence ATGACGCCCGCAACGCCGGTGCCGCCCACGACGGCCGCGGCGCCCACGACGGCCGACGTCGTCACCGAACAGTTCATCGGGCACCGCGAACTGCTGTTCTCGGTGGTCTACAACATGCTCGGCACCATCGCCGACACCGAGGACGTCCTGCAGGAGGTGTGGCTGGCCTGGTCCGCCCGCAATCGCCGGCCGTCCGCCGGGCCGGTGGACAACGTCCGGGCCTATCTGGTGCGCATCGCCGTCAACCAGGCCCTGGCGCGGCGAGCGGACATCAGCCGCCGCCGGGAGGCCTACGTCGGGCCGTGGCTGCCCGAGCCCCTGCTCCCGGGCGAGTTCGACGCGGTCGGCAGCGGCGCCGAGCGGGCCGAGGCACTGTCCATGGCGGTCATGGTCGTCCTGGAGACGCTGTCGCCGCTCGAGCGCGCCGTGTTCGTCCTGCACGAGGTGTTCGGGTTCGCGCATACGGAGATCGCGCGCATCCTGGACCGCTCGCCGGCGGCGGTGCGTCAGCTCGCCACCCGCGCGCGGCGCCACGTACGGGAGCGCCACCCGCGCCACCGGCCCGTACCGGATCTGCACGCGCGGGTCACCGAGCGGTTCGCCGAGGCCGCGCTGGGCGGTGACCTGCGGGCGCTGATGGAGGTCCTGGCGCCGGACGTCACGCTGTGGACCGACGGGGGCGGCAAGGGTGCGGCGGTCAGCCTGCGGCCCGTGCACGGCCGCGACCGGGTCGCCGCCGTGTTCGCCGCGGTGGCGCGGGGCCTGCCCGCGGCGGGGCTGGAGGTCAGGTACCGGTGGGTGGCCGGCGATCCGTGCGCGCTGGTCTTCTCCGGTGCCGGTCCGCTCGCCGCGGTGATCGTGGACCTCACGCCGGACGGCGAGCGGATCGCCGGCATCTTCTCCATCACGAACCCGGACAAGCTCACCGGCCTTCCGCCGCACCGCGAGGACCCCGGCATGCCCCGCCCCTGA
- a CDS encoding fibronectin type III domain-containing protein, with translation MSRKRIALACAAVVVGVGSVVIPVAANAGEEKSGFTAACRVADQATVWWASGEVVLANKGDRPVRDWTAEFDVSQGQVTLDNPWAYELRQTGKRVTIKPIADRADVAAQGNRAVKVGINPAGKGIPKISGCRVNGPAGNGGDTGTNTAVPADSGSFVKDDTAVHLMWKPPTGGAEVVRYEVFQDGKQVKTVEDTMTDIERLAPATRYAFKVRAVRADGRTTGFSKDIVLTTLAAPGQDKAKPVIPADLEAAASGPYQASLRWRAATDDVAVTGYRIYRNGAKVQEADAKATSATVSGLTASTAHRFKVTAVDASGKESDPTREAQVTTTAAPDGNGGKATPGDFAATTATKQDGGVTQHYLNLTWSVPQGVGQITAYQVYLNGKPAQTFMWGTGDPVLPVPTTKGSREVLVGSHPGTTYTVKIRARLGDGTWGAFSRELTVKTGG, from the coding sequence ATGTCCCGAAAGCGAATTGCCCTGGCCTGCGCGGCCGTTGTCGTCGGGGTCGGCTCCGTCGTCATCCCCGTGGCCGCCAATGCCGGAGAGGAAAAGAGCGGCTTCACCGCCGCCTGCCGCGTCGCGGACCAGGCCACCGTGTGGTGGGCGTCCGGCGAGGTCGTCCTGGCCAACAAGGGGGACCGGCCCGTACGGGACTGGACCGCCGAGTTCGACGTGTCGCAGGGGCAAGTCACCCTCGACAACCCCTGGGCGTACGAACTCCGCCAGACCGGCAAGCGCGTCACCATCAAGCCGATCGCCGACCGCGCCGACGTGGCCGCCCAGGGCAACCGGGCCGTCAAGGTCGGGATCAACCCCGCCGGCAAGGGCATACCCAAGATCAGCGGATGCCGCGTGAACGGCCCGGCGGGCAATGGAGGCGACACCGGCACGAACACGGCCGTCCCCGCCGACAGCGGCTCCTTCGTCAAGGACGACACGGCCGTCCACCTGATGTGGAAGCCGCCCACCGGCGGCGCCGAGGTCGTGCGCTACGAGGTCTTCCAGGACGGCAAGCAGGTCAAGACCGTCGAGGACACGATGACGGACATCGAGCGGCTGGCCCCCGCCACCCGCTACGCGTTCAAGGTCCGCGCCGTCCGGGCCGACGGCCGCACCACCGGCTTCAGCAAGGACATCGTGCTCACCACCCTCGCCGCGCCCGGCCAGGACAAGGCGAAACCGGTCATCCCCGCGGACCTGGAGGCGGCGGCCTCCGGGCCGTACCAGGCCTCCCTGCGCTGGCGCGCGGCGACCGACGACGTCGCCGTCACCGGCTACCGCATCTACCGCAACGGCGCGAAGGTCCAGGAGGCGGACGCCAAGGCCACCTCGGCCACCGTCTCCGGCCTGACCGCGAGCACCGCCCACCGCTTCAAGGTCACCGCTGTCGACGCCTCCGGCAAGGAGTCCGACCCGACCCGCGAAGCACAGGTGACGACCACCGCGGCCCCCGACGGCAACGGAGGCAAAGCCACCCCCGGCGACTTCGCCGCCACCACCGCCACGAAGCAGGACGGCGGTGTCACCCAGCACTACCTGAACCTCACCTGGTCCGTCCCACAGGGCGTCGGCCAGATCACCGCCTACCAGGTCTACCTGAACGGCAAGCCCGCACAGACCTTCATGTGGGGCACCGGCGACCCGGTGCTGCCGGTCCCGACGACGAAGGGTTCGCGCGAGGTGCTCGTCGGCTCCCACCCCGGCACGACGTACACCGTGAAGATCCGGGCGCGGCTCGGCGACGGCACGTGGGGCGCGTTCTCCCGCGAGCTGACCGTGAAGACCGGCGGCTGA
- a CDS encoding TIGR03086 family metal-binding protein produces the protein MAVMSLVDLEAQAQVVSRLVAGVPDSGLAGPTPCPEYAVADLLDHIKGLAIAFRDAARKDLGPTTDTAPVPAGLSLPAAWREELPRLLGELGEAWKDPSAWTGMTRAGGVDLPGEIAGAVAVDELLIHGWDLARATGQEYVPDGAALRAAHAFLLAAAQEERGEGDIFGPVVPVPDDAPLLEQAVGLSGRDPGWTSPRSS, from the coding sequence ATGGCCGTTATGTCGCTGGTCGATCTGGAGGCGCAGGCCCAGGTTGTGTCCCGTCTCGTGGCGGGTGTGCCGGATTCGGGCCTGGCCGGGCCGACGCCCTGTCCCGAGTACGCGGTGGCGGACCTGCTGGACCACATCAAGGGCCTCGCCATCGCCTTCCGCGACGCTGCCCGCAAGGACCTGGGCCCCACGACCGACACGGCACCGGTTCCGGCCGGCCTGTCCCTGCCCGCGGCCTGGCGCGAAGAACTGCCCCGCCTCCTCGGCGAACTGGGCGAAGCCTGGAAGGACCCGTCGGCCTGGACCGGCATGACCCGGGCGGGCGGCGTGGACCTGCCCGGCGAGATCGCCGGTGCGGTGGCCGTGGACGAGCTGCTGATCCACGGCTGGGACCTGGCCCGGGCGACAGGCCAGGAGTACGTGCCGGACGGGGCTGCGCTGCGCGCTGCACACGCGTTCCTCCTCGCGGCCGCTCAGGAGGAGCGCGGTGAGGGGGACATCTTCGGCCCCGTGGTGCCGGTTCCGGACGATGCGCCGCTGTTGGAGCAGGCAGTGGGGCTCTCGGGGCGGGATCCGGGCTGGACATCGCCGAGGTCGTCGTGA
- a CDS encoding HopJ type III effector protein, translating into MTDLNSLRASLASGEHEFADTLAFVAAHYAYRPQAFRNGALENAAGENEGSCKTLGLALLEGLSDQEALQAFGEHYRSVLATPNDADHSNIRNLMAHGLAGVRFAGQPLTRKG; encoded by the coding sequence ATGACCGATCTGAACTCGCTGCGCGCAAGCCTTGCGTCAGGTGAGCACGAGTTCGCCGACACCCTGGCCTTCGTCGCCGCGCATTACGCGTACCGGCCGCAGGCGTTCCGCAACGGAGCGCTGGAGAACGCCGCAGGTGAGAACGAGGGCTCCTGCAAGACGCTGGGACTGGCCCTGCTGGAAGGGCTGAGCGACCAGGAGGCCCTGCAGGCATTCGGTGAGCACTACCGCAGCGTGCTGGCAACGCCGAACGACGCTGATCACAGCAACATCCGCAACCTCATGGCCCACGGCCTGGCAGGGGTGCGCTTCGCCGGACAACCGCTGACCCGCAAGGGCTGA
- a CDS encoding GNAT family N-acetyltransferase, whose protein sequence is MNGLVGADRLLAHRRWRRAAKNLLDGLEGRCHCLAVTMIKTYSAAVPLADGLALRQAGPADLDQIGALLSERGESDDAIDHRLVVTDPDAGLSACAVVVDGDRVVSTATLLDEEVCIGGVRLPAGQVELVATDSEYEGRGLVRALMHWAHERSAARGHLVQAMIGIPYFYRLFGYEYAIDIPQALNVNSLPLGEGTATLRAARPSDIPSMAALQDSAQTGFDVTMPHSAACWRWLLEHESSNLLVLEQAGTVIATARTTPPGEEVLLAEAAARDEAAARDLLRGVAALAPGDRIQVVHRVGTVTGNAWQDLIDHEPRRSAEQYYIRIPDVAALLDRLRPLFWQRLTGAGIDRTGRDIVISTFGAHHRIPVLAHGLGEVVTGGASQSPGSVGGAGVAPDHLAALLFGPHGMEGLTRFRPDVYAADEELFQALFPPLTADVLSYYLPY, encoded by the coding sequence GTGAACGGTCTGGTGGGAGCCGATCGGCTCCTTGCCCATCGGCGCTGGCGACGAGCCGCGAAAAACCTGTTGGACGGGCTGGAGGGGCGGTGCCACTGTCTGGCTGTGACCATGATCAAAACCTATTCCGCCGCTGTTCCGTTGGCCGACGGCCTCGCCCTGCGACAGGCGGGGCCCGCAGACCTTGACCAGATCGGCGCGCTCCTGTCCGAACGCGGCGAGTCGGACGACGCCATCGACCACCGGCTGGTTGTCACCGACCCCGACGCCGGCTTGTCCGCCTGTGCCGTGGTTGTCGACGGCGACCGGGTCGTGTCCACCGCGACGCTCCTGGACGAGGAGGTGTGCATCGGAGGAGTACGCCTGCCCGCCGGCCAGGTGGAACTGGTCGCCACCGACAGCGAATACGAGGGGCGCGGGCTCGTGAGGGCGCTCATGCACTGGGCTCACGAGCGTTCCGCCGCCCGCGGCCACCTCGTCCAGGCGATGATCGGAATCCCCTACTTCTACCGGCTGTTCGGCTACGAGTACGCCATCGACATCCCGCAGGCGCTGAACGTGAACTCCTTGCCGCTTGGTGAGGGAACGGCCACGCTCCGTGCCGCCCGGCCCTCAGACATCCCCTCCATGGCGGCCCTGCAAGACTCGGCCCAGACCGGGTTCGACGTGACCATGCCGCACTCGGCGGCGTGCTGGCGATGGCTCCTGGAGCACGAGTCGAGCAACCTCCTGGTTCTCGAGCAGGCCGGCACGGTCATCGCCACCGCGCGTACCACCCCTCCCGGCGAGGAGGTACTCCTGGCCGAGGCGGCGGCACGCGACGAGGCGGCGGCACGGGACCTCCTGAGGGGCGTGGCCGCCCTGGCACCCGGGGACCGGATACAGGTCGTCCATCGGGTCGGCACCGTGACAGGCAACGCGTGGCAGGATCTCATCGACCACGAGCCGCGCCGGAGTGCGGAGCAGTACTACATCCGCATCCCGGATGTCGCAGCGCTGCTCGACAGGCTGCGTCCGCTGTTCTGGCAGCGCCTCACCGGGGCCGGGATCGACCGCACCGGCCGAGACATCGTCATCTCGACCTTCGGCGCCCACCACCGGATTCCGGTTCTCGCCCATGGGCTCGGCGAGGTCGTCACCGGCGGCGCCAGCCAGTCGCCGGGATCTGTCGGTGGTGCAGGGGTGGCGCCCGACCATCTGGCCGCCCTGCTGTTCGGCCCGCACGGAATGGAGGGGCTGACCCGGTTCCGCCCCGACGTCTACGCTGCGGACGAGGAGCTGTTCCAGGCGCTCTTCCCGCCACTCACCGCCGACGTACTGAGCTACTACCTCCCCTACTGA
- a CDS encoding lamin tail domain-containing protein encodes MSASPSTRRVLAAVLAAGALVGAAAVPAAAHDDDRHGHRGRHSSIVIGDVQHDGHGHGHGRDSRALNREWVEVKNTGRHAVNLHGFTLTDRDGNRYRFNHLRLDGRSSVRVHTGSGRDTRSDVYQDRRHQVWDERDTATLRDDRGNVVDTETWGRRGHHDDRRR; translated from the coding sequence ATGTCTGCTTCTCCCTCCACCCGCCGTGTTCTCGCCGCGGTCCTCGCGGCCGGCGCCCTGGTCGGCGCCGCCGCCGTGCCGGCCGCCGCCCACGACGACGACCGGCACGGCCACCGCGGCCGGCACTCCTCGATCGTCATCGGCGACGTCCAGCACGACGGGCACGGGCACGGCCACGGCCGCGACAGCCGCGCCCTGAACCGCGAATGGGTCGAGGTGAAGAACACCGGCCGCCACGCGGTGAACCTGCACGGCTTCACCCTCACCGACCGGGACGGCAACCGCTACCGCTTCAACCACCTCCGCCTGGACGGCCGTTCCAGTGTCAGGGTCCACACCGGGAGCGGCCGCGACACCCGCAGCGACGTCTACCAGGACCGCCGCCACCAGGTGTGGGACGAGCGCGACACCGCCACCCTGCGCGACGACCGGGGCAACGTCGTCGACACCGAGACCTGGGGACGCCGCGGACACCACGACGACCGCCGCCGCTGA
- a CDS encoding DoxX family protein: MSYINRRDLALLALRAGTGAVLMAHGTQKLFGWFGGAGLDETAAAMEHMGFTPGRQSALAAGLGETGGGALLVLGLATPAAGAAAAGAMAGAVSVHAPAGFFAQGGGFEYPAFLGFTAAAIGLAGAGRYSLDHATGHTFDQRWMLGLAFAASALAAAAVVTKRARAQSEGGEEE; this comes from the coding sequence ATGAGCTACATCAACCGACGCGACCTCGCTCTGCTGGCCCTTCGGGCCGGAACCGGAGCGGTGCTCATGGCGCACGGCACGCAGAAGCTGTTCGGGTGGTTCGGCGGTGCCGGCCTCGACGAAACGGCGGCCGCGATGGAGCACATGGGCTTCACCCCCGGCCGGCAGAGCGCCCTGGCCGCGGGGCTCGGGGAGACCGGGGGAGGGGCGCTGCTCGTACTGGGCCTGGCGACGCCGGCGGCCGGCGCCGCGGCCGCAGGTGCCATGGCGGGCGCCGTCTCCGTCCACGCTCCCGCGGGCTTCTTCGCCCAGGGCGGCGGGTTCGAGTACCCGGCCTTCCTCGGGTTCACCGCCGCCGCCATCGGCCTCGCCGGGGCGGGCCGCTACTCCCTCGACCACGCCACCGGCCACACCTTCGACCAGCGGTGGATGCTCGGCCTGGCCTTCGCCGCGAGTGCCCTCGCGGCGGCGGCCGTGGTCACCAAGCGCGCGCGGGCCCAGTCGGAGGGCGGCGAGGAGGAGTGA
- a CDS encoding GNAT family N-acetyltransferase, which produces MDLLPFAAAHAATVAGWPATAGEVALWCGRQEFPVPAQTITDWQLDTDLRAHVLVEDERVVGYGELWFDAEEDEVELARIIVAPDTRGTGRGRELVRGLLARAVGAGYRDVFMRVHPDNERALRCYRGAGFEPVDPALADSWNEAQPVAYVWLQGAGDGGVAR; this is translated from the coding sequence ATGGATCTTCTTCCTTTTGCCGCTGCTCACGCCGCGACGGTGGCCGGCTGGCCGGCCACGGCCGGTGAGGTCGCCCTGTGGTGCGGGCGGCAGGAGTTCCCCGTGCCCGCGCAGACGATCACCGACTGGCAGCTGGACACCGACCTCCGGGCCCACGTCCTCGTCGAGGACGAGAGGGTCGTGGGCTACGGAGAGCTGTGGTTCGACGCCGAGGAGGACGAGGTCGAGCTGGCCCGGATCATCGTCGCGCCGGACACCCGGGGGACGGGCCGGGGCCGCGAACTCGTGCGGGGCCTCCTCGCCCGGGCCGTCGGGGCGGGCTACCGCGACGTCTTCATGCGCGTGCACCCGGACAACGAAAGAGCCCTGCGGTGCTACCGCGGCGCCGGGTTCGAGCCCGTCGACCCCGCCCTCGCCGACTCCTGGAACGAGGCCCAGCCGGTCGCCTACGTGTGGCTCCAGGGTGCGGGTGACGGCGGGGTCGCGCGCTGA
- a CDS encoding WhiB family transcriptional regulator has product MSDVSRLPGRAEHHWAWQAEAACRGLGSRRFFHPAGERGEDRAARDEAAKEICAGCPVRTACLRHALSTGEAYGVWGGLTEEERRAHAARKSVTAAA; this is encoded by the coding sequence ATGTCCGACGTGTCGCGACTCCCGGGCCGGGCCGAGCACCACTGGGCGTGGCAGGCGGAAGCGGCCTGCCGGGGCCTGGGCTCGCGCAGGTTCTTCCACCCGGCGGGAGAACGCGGTGAGGACCGCGCCGCCCGCGACGAGGCGGCCAAGGAGATCTGCGCCGGGTGCCCGGTGCGGACCGCGTGCCTGCGGCACGCGCTGAGCACCGGTGAGGCGTACGGAGTGTGGGGCGGCCTCACCGAGGAGGAACGCCGGGCCCACGCGGCCCGCAAGAGCGTGACCGCGGCGGCCTGA